The proteins below come from a single Mycobacterium parmense genomic window:
- the ipdF gene encoding (5R,7aS)-5-hydroxy-7a-methyl-1-oxo-2,3,5,6,7,7a-hexahydro-1H-indene-carboxyl-CoA reductase → MTLSEAPKEIAGHGLLEGKVVVVTAAAGTGIGSATARRALAEGAEVVVSDHHERRLGETADELSALGLGRVEKVVCDVTSTAQVDALIASTTARMGRIDVLVNNAGLGGQTPVVEMTDDEWDRVLNVTLNSVFRATRAALRYFREAKHGGVIVNNASVLGWRAQHSQSHYAAAKAGVMALTRCSAIEAAEYGVRINAVSPSIARHKFLEKTSSSELLDRLSAGEAFGRAAEPWEVAATIAFLASDYSSYLTGEVISVSSQHP, encoded by the coding sequence ATGACGCTCTCCGAAGCGCCGAAAGAGATTGCCGGACACGGACTTCTGGAAGGCAAGGTAGTGGTGGTCACCGCCGCGGCAGGAACCGGCATCGGGTCGGCGACCGCGCGGCGGGCGCTGGCCGAGGGCGCCGAAGTGGTGGTCTCCGACCACCACGAGCGGCGACTGGGGGAGACGGCCGACGAGCTGAGCGCGCTGGGGCTGGGCCGGGTCGAGAAGGTGGTGTGCGACGTGACGTCCACCGCCCAGGTCGACGCCCTGATCGCCTCCACCACCGCGCGGATGGGCCGCATCGACGTGCTGGTCAACAACGCCGGGCTGGGGGGCCAGACGCCGGTGGTCGAGATGACCGACGACGAGTGGGACCGCGTCCTGAACGTGACGCTCAACTCGGTGTTCCGGGCCACGCGCGCGGCTCTGCGCTACTTCCGCGAAGCCAAACACGGCGGCGTGATCGTCAACAATGCCAGTGTGCTGGGCTGGCGCGCGCAGCACTCCCAGTCGCACTATGCGGCGGCCAAGGCGGGTGTGATGGCATTAACTCGTTGCAGCGCAATCGAAGCCGCGGAGTACGGCGTGCGGATCAACGCCGTCTCGCCCAGCATCGCGCGGCACAAGTTTCTGGAGAAGACGTCGTCGTCCGAGCTGCTCGACCGGCTCTCCGCGGGCGAGGCGTTCGGCCGTGCCGCCGAGCCGTGGGAGGTGGCCGCCACGATCGCCTTCCTGGCCAGCGACTACTCCAGTTACCTGACCGGCGAGGTCATTTCGGTGTCGAGCCAGCATCCGTGA